Proteins encoded together in one Ignavibacteriota bacterium window:
- the corA gene encoding magnesium/cobalt transporter CorA, protein MARRIKKQSSKAGLAPGTLVYVGDPRATTSTAERITYDPDRYESRRLTIAECGLRGATDGKIEWTNVEGIHEVSLLERLGQTYGLHLLTMEDIVNSDQRLKIEDYTSYLFLVVKMLRIDPRSMEILPEQVSIVLGRDYVLSFQEGAAGDVFDTVRERLKNPQSKVRANGADHLCYALLDAVVDNYYIILETVGERIEELDEELLAVPTPGTLSAIHKLKRELIYLRKSVWPMREVLAILQRGDSPLVSQGTQLYLRDVYDHTVQVIDTLETYRDMLSAMTEIYMSSMSNRLNEIMKVLTIITTVFIPLSFIAGVYGMNFTHMPEIQWPWGYAFAWSLMLAVAAGMLVYFRRKKWL, encoded by the coding sequence ATGGCACGACGCATTAAAAAACAATCCTCGAAGGCGGGACTCGCGCCCGGCACTCTTGTCTACGTCGGCGATCCGCGCGCGACCACAAGTACCGCGGAACGTATCACCTACGATCCAGACCGTTATGAGAGCCGTCGGCTTACCATCGCGGAATGTGGACTGCGTGGCGCCACGGACGGGAAAATCGAATGGACGAATGTCGAGGGTATTCACGAGGTGTCCCTGCTCGAACGACTCGGTCAGACGTACGGTCTTCATTTGCTGACAATGGAAGACATCGTCAATTCAGACCAACGACTCAAAATTGAGGACTACACGAGCTACCTTTTTCTCGTTGTGAAAATGCTCCGCATTGATCCGCGAAGCATGGAGATTCTTCCTGAGCAAGTCAGCATCGTCCTTGGTCGCGACTATGTGCTTTCCTTCCAAGAGGGTGCAGCCGGGGATGTTTTTGACACCGTGCGCGAACGATTGAAGAATCCGCAGTCCAAAGTGCGGGCCAATGGAGCAGATCATCTCTGCTACGCCCTTCTCGACGCCGTGGTGGACAACTACTACATCATTCTCGAAACGGTCGGCGAACGAATTGAGGAACTCGATGAGGAGCTGCTCGCTGTTCCCACGCCTGGCACTCTCAGCGCAATACACAAACTCAAGCGCGAGTTGATTTATCTCCGCAAGTCGGTTTGGCCGATGCGAGAGGTTCTTGCGATTCTTCAGCGGGGCGATTCACCACTCGTCTCTCAGGGAACCCAACTGTACCTTCGCGACGTGTATGATCACACCGTTCAGGTGATCGACACGCTCGAGACGTACCGCGACATGTTGTCAGCAATGACCGAAATCTACATGTCGTCGATGAGCAATCGTCTGAACGAAATCATGAAGGTTCTCACCATCATCACAACCGTGTTTATTCCCTTGTCGTTTATTGCGGGTGTGTACGGGATGAATTTCACGCATATGCCGGAAATCCAATGGCCGTGGGGGTATGCGTTTGCGTGGTCGCTGATGCTTGCTGTCGCTGCCGGGATGCTCGTGTACTTCAGAAGGAAGAAGTGGTTGTGA
- a CDS encoding ABC transporter ATP-binding protein, which produces MITIHSLGKSYGDKRALNGISFEIRKGEICGYIGPNGAGKSTTVKILTGILKPDSGSATVGSIDVVKDPDAVKPLLGYVPETGSVFESLTPSEYLLFAGRMHGMSDGLIRKRSALLLEYFGLRDASASIMTTFSKGMRQKVIIATALLHNPPVYFFDEPLDGLDAHSTVLFKELIHHLARRGGTILYCSHLLDIVERVCHRIIILKNGTIVAQGNIEQLRELTQQDTLEEAFGILTESEEVEEKTVRLLDNLAAAGG; this is translated from the coding sequence ATGATAACGATTCATTCGCTGGGCAAATCGTACGGGGACAAACGCGCTCTCAACGGAATCAGCTTTGAGATCCGCAAAGGGGAGATTTGTGGTTATATCGGCCCGAATGGAGCAGGAAAAAGCACGACGGTGAAAATTTTAACCGGTATTCTGAAGCCGGACTCCGGCTCCGCGACGGTTGGGTCCATCGATGTGGTCAAGGATCCGGATGCGGTGAAACCGCTGCTCGGCTATGTTCCTGAAACGGGCTCCGTGTTCGAATCGCTCACTCCCTCGGAGTATCTGCTGTTCGCCGGTCGAATGCACGGGATGTCTGACGGGCTCATACGCAAGCGCAGCGCTCTTCTTCTCGAGTACTTTGGCCTGCGTGATGCTTCCGCGTCAATCATGACCACCTTTTCGAAAGGCATGCGCCAGAAGGTGATTATCGCCACAGCACTCCTGCATAATCCCCCGGTGTATTTTTTTGATGAACCGCTCGATGGACTTGATGCACATTCAACGGTTCTTTTCAAGGAGTTGATCCACCACCTCGCGCGGCGCGGAGGGACTATCCTGTATTGCTCCCACCTCCTCGATATCGTTGAACGTGTCTGCCATCGTATCATTATCCTCAAGAATGGCACCATCGTCGCCCAAGGAAACATTGAGCAACTGCGCGAGCTGACACAGCAGGATACACTGGAAGAGGCCTTCGGAATCCTGACTGAATCCGAGGAGGTTGAGGAAAAGACGGTTCGACTTCTCGACAATCTCGCAGCCGCGGGAGGGTGA
- a CDS encoding outer membrane protein transport protein, with protein MGNAFIGVADDFSAIHWNPAGLGLIRESEFAIGLTNLSVDNDATYLGITTPYENSTTHLSSIGMVLPFPVQRGSFVLAAGYNRLANYAGALRTDGFNPYSSIQRSLYDDTDSDYDLAWNLGLEDTILFTYQDQGIPGWNAITINKNVYQVQDVLESGNLGQWSFGGSMEVARDMFVGVTLNVLSGTYRYDRTFLETDPGNLHSGTIVGYGNRARTDFQSLEINQLVNQDIGGWNAKFGFLYKVQDIARVGVTVQSPYSVTVTESYDVTGLARFGTGLEEFGLPTSNSEYDISTGWVFGLGASVTPVSFVRISADVEFPDYSLIEFGDGSDASFNRLNKDLKRELRATTNYRIGAEVTVPGTSLQVRGGYSNAVSPYSEDAKASNATDFDTKTFAAGLGYTLPNNFQINATLQSSSFSAYRMNYPDPDTNNVPDSALRIDEATTRMSLIFSIAYRF; from the coding sequence ATGGGTAATGCCTTTATAGGTGTTGCTGACGATTTTTCGGCGATCCACTGGAATCCTGCCGGGCTCGGGCTTATCCGGGAATCGGAATTCGCCATCGGTCTCACAAATCTCAGCGTCGACAACGATGCAACGTATCTCGGAATAACCACCCCGTACGAGAACAGTACAACACATCTCAGCTCGATCGGAATGGTTCTACCCTTCCCGGTACAGCGCGGCAGCTTTGTTCTGGCGGCTGGATACAACCGGCTTGCTAATTATGCCGGCGCCCTCCGCACGGACGGTTTTAATCCCTACAGTTCCATCCAGCGCTCGCTGTATGATGACACCGACAGCGACTACGACCTGGCGTGGAATCTCGGACTTGAGGACACCATCCTGTTCACATACCAGGACCAAGGTATTCCCGGGTGGAACGCAATTACGATCAACAAAAACGTGTACCAGGTACAGGATGTGCTCGAAAGCGGAAACCTCGGCCAGTGGTCGTTCGGCGGCAGCATGGAGGTTGCGCGCGACATGTTTGTGGGCGTGACACTCAACGTCCTTTCCGGGACATACCGGTACGACCGGACGTTTCTCGAAACGGATCCGGGAAATCTCCACAGCGGGACAATCGTTGGCTATGGAAATCGCGCCCGTACCGATTTCCAATCCCTCGAAATCAACCAGCTCGTGAACCAGGACATTGGTGGATGGAATGCAAAATTTGGCTTCTTGTACAAAGTGCAGGATATCGCTCGTGTTGGTGTGACCGTCCAAAGTCCGTATTCCGTCACGGTAACGGAATCGTACGATGTGACCGGGCTCGCCCGCTTCGGTACGGGGTTGGAAGAATTCGGTCTGCCCACCAGCAACAGTGAGTATGATATTTCTACCGGCTGGGTATTCGGACTCGGAGCGTCCGTGACACCCGTATCTTTTGTACGGATCAGCGCCGATGTGGAATTTCCCGATTATTCGCTCATCGAATTTGGTGATGGATCAGACGCATCCTTCAACAGGTTGAATAAAGATCTAAAGCGTGAACTCCGGGCAACTACAAATTACCGGATCGGTGCGGAGGTCACGGTTCCCGGCACAAGTCTCCAGGTACGCGGAGGGTATTCAAATGCGGTCTCCCCGTACTCGGAAGATGCAAAAGCGTCGAATGCGACCGACTTCGACACAAAAACCTTCGCGGCAGGTCTCGGATATACCCTACCAAACAATTTTCAGATCAATGCCACACTACAGAGTTCTTCATTCAGCGCCTACCGCATGAACTACCCGGATCCCGACACGAATAATGTCCCCGACTCGGCGCTGCGGATCGATGAGGCCACAACCCGTATGTCGCTCATTTTTTCCATCGCGTATCGATTCTAA
- a CDS encoding O-antigen ligase family protein produces MVSSIVSVFRPPFERITLLLAAVCLLMPGSGGVFLVISAAGLLIYYIARHRRRGVATTGGPVNPPLVLYSCVLLPLGCVTSPLEVETVCRSALVQWCCIAVFCVLAEPPAAHSRIDRNTTRTAMIAASGLAGVCGIFGVLMMKQAVKFSFLAPVLAQLQSAGAASDGFSPGHVALVTAVGVPMATLGALDMWRTGAWRQPVVGAGLMSLPFILVSVTLITQSRSALIATAVGLSVALWLGGREGRIVLGGLILTCMGLVFAVGPDSTLDAFIFAGKSTGFSAETVFTSRTELWTRALFAIRDFPLTGLGPDSFAAVIRLYPLSSGVALVTAHAHNQVLQLITEIGVLAPFLMGWIAIAVLRPLSRSRTGPSVDFLRAGILGSCVAFVAVSATEAIPAGSWMQLVPWVTLGLAARHGATHLESTNVTKRRHHRVLVMVVVSLLLADVILPRYSPLAGIFRANLHALRYARAVLSGTPPPLFEGPATGEWLRGLAYHHLKDPLRRDSSWHNVLATDSRYILLVRQAAPENRGLSDWALQTHPASARACFWAAALRAREDTAAAIRLYRRGLAVDANAALEWRALGDLLKDHDPRAAIWAYLESCRRGDPGANGCLLAGITAEKLGEYRDAVRYYRMSRWRGAHTLADSLERRMAQR; encoded by the coding sequence ATGGTATCATCCATCGTTTCCGTATTTCGTCCCCCGTTCGAACGGATCACCCTTCTCCTGGCGGCCGTCTGCCTTCTGATGCCGGGAAGCGGGGGAGTATTCCTCGTCATTTCGGCTGCGGGATTGTTGATCTATTACATTGCCCGTCACAGACGACGTGGCGTTGCGACGACCGGTGGTCCGGTGAACCCTCCGTTGGTGCTGTATTCCTGCGTCCTGCTTCCCCTCGGATGCGTGACGTCGCCCCTCGAGGTTGAGACTGTGTGCCGAAGTGCGCTTGTGCAGTGGTGCTGCATCGCGGTGTTCTGCGTTCTTGCGGAACCTCCCGCTGCCCATTCCCGCATCGATCGCAATACGACACGTACAGCGATGATTGCTGCGTCAGGCCTCGCCGGGGTGTGCGGAATATTCGGCGTCCTGATGATGAAACAGGCGGTGAAATTTTCATTCCTTGCGCCCGTTCTCGCACAGCTCCAGAGCGCCGGCGCTGCGTCCGACGGATTTTCCCCCGGCCATGTCGCACTCGTCACCGCGGTCGGTGTGCCGATGGCAACACTCGGGGCACTCGACATGTGGCGAACAGGCGCGTGGCGACAACCTGTTGTAGGTGCAGGCCTCATGAGCCTCCCTTTTATCCTTGTAAGCGTGACCCTGATAACGCAATCACGAAGCGCTCTCATCGCAACAGCGGTCGGATTGTCTGTTGCATTATGGCTCGGGGGTAGGGAGGGTAGAATCGTCCTGGGAGGCCTGATCCTCACGTGTATGGGCTTGGTGTTTGCCGTCGGCCCCGATTCCACTTTGGATGCTTTTATTTTCGCGGGGAAATCAACCGGATTTTCCGCCGAAACAGTATTTACATCCCGAACGGAGTTGTGGACTCGTGCCCTGTTTGCGATTCGGGATTTTCCGCTCACAGGGCTGGGGCCTGATTCGTTCGCCGCCGTAATTCGGCTCTACCCACTCAGCAGTGGCGTCGCTCTGGTGACGGCGCACGCGCACAACCAGGTGCTTCAACTCATCACCGAAATCGGAGTCTTGGCTCCCTTTTTGATGGGCTGGATCGCAATTGCGGTACTCCGTCCACTGTCCCGGTCGCGGACCGGTCCATCCGTCGATTTTCTCAGAGCGGGCATTCTCGGATCCTGTGTTGCCTTCGTTGCGGTCTCTGCAACGGAGGCGATCCCGGCTGGATCCTGGATGCAACTGGTGCCGTGGGTAACTCTCGGTTTAGCCGCGAGACACGGCGCAACGCATCTCGAAAGTACGAACGTGACAAAACGACGGCATCATCGTGTACTTGTAATGGTCGTTGTATCGCTGCTACTCGCGGACGTTATCCTTCCCCGCTATTCTCCCCTGGCCGGCATCTTCAGGGCAAACCTCCACGCGCTGCGTTATGCTCGGGCCGTCCTCTCGGGCACTCCGCCTCCACTTTTCGAAGGACCCGCGACAGGCGAATGGCTCCGCGGTCTTGCCTACCACCATCTGAAGGATCCCCTCAGGCGCGACTCTTCCTGGCATAATGTGCTTGCTACGGATTCGAGATATATTCTGCTCGTTCGTCAGGCAGCTCCTGAGAACCGAGGGCTATCGGACTGGGCTCTTCAGACGCATCCCGCGTCTGCCCGGGCCTGCTTCTGGGCGGCGGCCTTGCGTGCACGCGAAGACACGGCAGCCGCCATTAGGCTGTATAGACGCGGTCTCGCCGTGGATGCAAACGCGGCGCTCGAATGGCGGGCGCTCGGTGACCTGCTCAAGGACCACGATCCCCGTGCCGCAATCTGGGCCTATTTGGAATCGTGTCGGCGCGGAGACCCCGGTGCAAACGGGTGCCTGCTTGCGGGAATAACAGCCGAGAAACTCGGTGAATACCGCGACGCGGTGCGCTACTACCGTATGTCGCGCTGGCGCGGCGCTCATACACTCGCCGATTCGCTCGAACGGCGCATGGCCCAGCGTTGA
- the mpl gene encoding UDP-N-acetylmuramate:L-alanyl-gamma-D-glutamyl-meso-diaminopimelate ligase, giving the protein MRYYHFLGIAGTAMASVAAALAARGESVGGSDAAVYPPMNEFLSERGIEYRDGYAAGNIDDAIQRAKELHADPLFVIGNAISRGNPEVENILNNKLAYTSLAALVGAELIHGRTSLVVSGTHGKTTTASLAAWVLETDGHSPGFLIGGITNNFGEGCRCAATDGVFVSEGDEYDTAFFDKRSKFVHYRPDLLIVNNIEFDHADIFSSIDDVVRSFRQVVTLVPSNGLILFNGDDERCHALASTSHTPVEFFGIGEQNDWRAVDVAHDGDGMRFVALHRTVSQLSSQEFRIPLSGAFNVRNALGVVAAARRLGVSMHEIQHAFETFRGVRRRMEIVAEQNGIIVIDDFAHHPTAVRETLTALRARYAERRLWALFEPRSNTTTRNIFQQELAEAFDAADEVVIGSVNRPERYSPAEILDVQRLLADIRKRGPRARAVADAEEMVALARTETRPGDVVVFLSNGSLGAAARKVLSNP; this is encoded by the coding sequence GTGAGATACTACCATTTTCTGGGAATCGCCGGCACGGCGATGGCGTCCGTTGCAGCGGCACTCGCGGCTCGCGGCGAGTCGGTCGGCGGATCGGACGCAGCCGTGTACCCTCCAATGAACGAGTTCCTTTCGGAGCGGGGGATAGAATACAGGGACGGGTATGCCGCGGGCAACATCGACGATGCGATACAGCGGGCGAAGGAGCTACATGCGGACCCTCTCTTTGTGATTGGGAACGCAATAAGCCGAGGGAATCCCGAAGTAGAGAACATTCTTAACAACAAGCTCGCATACACCTCTCTTGCGGCGCTTGTCGGAGCCGAGCTTATTCACGGCCGCACCTCTCTCGTCGTTTCCGGAACCCACGGAAAAACGACCACCGCGTCCCTCGCTGCCTGGGTGTTGGAGACCGACGGGCACAGTCCGGGATTTCTTATCGGCGGCATCACGAATAATTTCGGAGAGGGATGCCGCTGTGCCGCCACGGATGGAGTTTTTGTGAGCGAAGGCGATGAATACGATACGGCGTTTTTCGACAAGCGATCCAAGTTCGTTCACTACCGCCCCGACCTGTTGATCGTCAACAATATCGAGTTTGATCACGCGGACATTTTTTCCTCCATCGACGATGTTGTCCGCTCTTTCCGGCAGGTTGTCACCCTCGTACCCTCAAACGGGCTGATTCTATTCAACGGTGACGACGAGAGGTGCCATGCGCTTGCTTCAACATCTCATACACCGGTCGAATTTTTCGGCATCGGTGAGCAGAACGATTGGCGGGCCGTCGATGTCGCTCACGATGGTGATGGTATGCGCTTCGTCGCACTGCACCGCACGGTCTCGCAACTCTCGTCACAGGAGTTTCGAATTCCACTCTCGGGAGCATTTAATGTGCGCAATGCGCTTGGGGTGGTCGCTGCCGCACGTCGTCTCGGCGTGTCGATGCACGAAATTCAGCACGCGTTCGAAACGTTCCGCGGGGTGCGCCGACGCATGGAGATTGTGGCGGAACAGAACGGCATAATCGTCATCGATGATTTCGCCCACCATCCTACGGCGGTGCGTGAAACACTCACCGCGCTCAGAGCCCGCTACGCTGAACGACGACTTTGGGCGCTGTTTGAACCGCGATCCAACACGACGACGAGGAATATATTCCAGCAGGAGCTGGCCGAGGCGTTTGATGCCGCGGATGAAGTGGTCATCGGCAGCGTGAACAGGCCCGAGAGATATTCACCCGCTGAAATTCTGGATGTGCAGCGACTCCTCGCGGATATCCGAAAACGTGGTCCACGCGCGCGCGCGGTCGCGGATGCCGAAGAAATGGTCGCACTCGCGCGCACAGAAACACGCCCGGGTGATGTTGTCGTGTTCCTCAGCAATGGATCACTTGGAGCTGCGGCAAGAAAAGTGCTGTCGAATCCGTAG
- a CDS encoding ATP-binding protein: MPLTKSIRISSIRSNIRLIEDFLLQIHEEVRFESSILDRIMISVTEAVNNGIIHGNKADPAKYVDLSCNCFDDHVEFIVRDEGPGFAPEDIPDPRAEQNLLKEGGRGILIIEAMMDKVEYRRNDAGMALVLSVNLQAQ, translated from the coding sequence GTGCCACTGACGAAATCAATCAGGATATCCAGCATCCGGAGCAACATCCGGCTCATCGAAGATTTTCTCCTTCAGATACACGAAGAAGTGCGTTTCGAGTCATCGATCCTTGATCGTATCATGATCTCTGTTACAGAGGCCGTAAACAACGGGATCATACACGGAAACAAGGCGGATCCCGCCAAGTACGTTGATCTGAGCTGTAACTGTTTCGATGACCACGTAGAGTTTATCGTGCGCGACGAAGGACCGGGTTTCGCACCGGAAGATATTCCAGACCCGCGTGCGGAACAGAACCTCCTGAAGGAAGGTGGGCGTGGCATCCTCATCATTGAAGCGATGATGGACAAAGTGGAATACCGGCGTAACGATGCCGGCATGGCCCTTGTGTTGAGTGTGAATCTTCAGGCCCAGTAA